One Streptomyces sp. NBC_01237 genomic region harbors:
- a CDS encoding ABC transporter permease translates to MGRYVIRRLLQMIPVFFGTTLLIFLMVNVMGDPIAGLCGDRQCDPATAAQLRSEFGLDKPVWQQYLTYMGNVFTGDFGTAFNGQPVTELMATAFPITIRLTIIAIAFEVVIGISLGVVTGLRRGRPIDTTVLILTLVVISIPTFVTGLLLQLLLGVEWGIIKPSVSPEAPVNELLIPGLVLASVSLAYVTRLTRTSIAENARADYVRTAVAKGLPRRRVVVRHLLRNSLIPVVTFIGTDVGALMGGAIVTERIFNIHGVGYQLYQGILRQNSQTVVGFVTVLVLVFLAANLIVDLLYAVLDPRIRYA, encoded by the coding sequence ATGGGACGTTATGTGATCCGGCGGCTGCTGCAGATGATCCCCGTCTTCTTCGGCACCACGCTGTTGATCTTCCTCATGGTGAACGTGATGGGCGACCCCATCGCGGGTCTCTGCGGCGACCGCCAGTGCGACCCCGCCACCGCCGCCCAGCTGCGGTCGGAATTCGGTCTCGACAAGCCGGTCTGGCAGCAATACCTGACGTACATGGGCAATGTCTTCACCGGCGACTTCGGCACCGCGTTCAACGGGCAGCCGGTCACCGAGCTGATGGCCACCGCCTTCCCCATCACCATCCGGCTCACCATCATCGCGATCGCCTTCGAGGTCGTCATCGGCATCAGCCTCGGCGTCGTCACCGGACTGCGCCGCGGCCGGCCCATCGACACCACCGTGCTGATCCTCACCCTGGTCGTCATCTCCATCCCGACCTTCGTCACCGGCCTGCTGCTCCAGCTCCTCCTCGGCGTCGAGTGGGGCATCATCAAACCGTCCGTGTCACCCGAGGCCCCCGTCAACGAGCTGCTGATCCCCGGACTCGTCCTCGCCTCGGTCTCGCTGGCCTACGTCACCCGGCTCACCCGGACCTCGATCGCCGAGAACGCCCGCGCCGACTACGTACGCACCGCCGTCGCGAAGGGCCTGCCGAGGCGCCGCGTAGTCGTCCGGCACCTGCTGCGCAACTCCCTCATCCCCGTCGTCACCTTCATCGGTACGGACGTGGGCGCCCTGATGGGCGGGGCGATCGTCACCGAGCGGATCTTCAACATCCACGGCGTCGGCTACCAGCTCTACCAGGGCATCCTGCGCCAGAACTCCCAGACCGTCGTCGGGTTCGTCACCGTTCTGGTCCTCGTCTTCCTGGCGGCCAACCTGATCGTCGACCTCCTGTACGCCGTACTCGACCCGAGGATCCGCTATGCCTGA
- a CDS encoding ABC transporter ATP-binding protein, which produces MHADHSGGRKEAREEGEVAATLLSKARERTAYANGDPILEVRDLVKHYPLTQGILFKKQVGAVKAVDGVSFDLSAGETLGIVGESGCGKSTVARMLVHLERPTAGVIRYKGEDITKLSGRALKAVRRNIQMVFQDPYTSLNPRMTVGDIIGEPYEIHPEVAPKGSRRRKVQDLLDVVGLNPEYINRYPHQFSGGQRQRIGIARGLALNPEIIVADEPVSALDVSVQAQVVNLLDRLQAEFDLSFLFIAHDLSIVRHISDRVGVMYLGRIIEIGTDEQIYEHPTHPYTQALLSAVPVPDPMAREYRERIILHGDVPSPAHPPSGCRFRTRCWKAQERCELEVPLLAVPAVFRLVDTPAKHDSACHFAEEKRVVPPGGRPDSAGQTRGPDVEAPGTALRKGPPPENSDEESGNANPSGD; this is translated from the coding sequence ATGCACGCTGACCACTCCGGCGGACGCAAGGAAGCGCGTGAGGAGGGCGAGGTGGCCGCCACCCTGCTGTCCAAGGCGCGGGAGCGGACGGCGTACGCGAACGGCGACCCGATCCTGGAGGTCCGCGACCTCGTCAAGCACTACCCGCTGACCCAGGGCATCCTGTTCAAGAAGCAGGTCGGCGCGGTCAAGGCGGTCGACGGGGTCTCCTTCGACCTGTCGGCGGGCGAGACCCTCGGCATCGTGGGGGAGTCCGGCTGCGGCAAGTCGACCGTCGCCCGGATGCTGGTCCACCTGGAACGGCCGACGGCGGGCGTGATCCGCTACAAGGGCGAGGACATCACCAAGCTGTCCGGCCGTGCGCTGAAGGCCGTGCGCCGCAACATCCAGATGGTGTTCCAGGACCCGTACACCTCGCTGAACCCGCGGATGACGGTCGGCGACATCATCGGGGAGCCGTACGAGATCCACCCCGAGGTCGCGCCCAAGGGCAGCCGGCGCCGGAAGGTGCAGGACCTGCTGGACGTCGTCGGGCTCAACCCGGAGTACATCAACCGCTATCCGCACCAGTTCTCCGGCGGCCAGCGCCAGCGCATCGGCATCGCCCGCGGCCTCGCGCTCAACCCGGAGATCATCGTCGCCGACGAGCCGGTCTCCGCGCTCGACGTGTCCGTGCAGGCGCAGGTGGTCAACCTGCTGGACCGGCTCCAGGCGGAGTTCGACCTCAGCTTCCTGTTCATCGCGCACGACCTGTCGATCGTCCGGCACATCTCCGACCGGGTCGGGGTGATGTACCTGGGGCGGATCATCGAGATCGGCACCGACGAGCAGATCTACGAACACCCCACGCACCCCTACACCCAGGCACTGCTGTCGGCGGTCCCGGTGCCGGACCCGATGGCCCGCGAGTACCGCGAGCGGATCATCCTGCACGGCGATGTGCCCTCACCGGCGCACCCGCCGTCGGGCTGCCGCTTCCGCACCCGTTGCTGGAAGGCGCAGGAGCGGTGCGAGCTGGAGGTGCCGCTGCTGGCGGTCCCGGCGGTGTTCCGGCTGGTGGACACCCCGGCGAAGCACGACTCGGCGTGCCACTTCGCGGAGGAGAAGCGGGTGGTGCCGCCGGGCGGCCGGCCGGACAGCGCGGGGCAGACCCGGGGCCCCGACGTGGAGGCTCCCGGCACCGCACTCAGGAAGGGCCCGCCGCCGGAGAATTCCGATGAGGAATCCGGCAATGCAAACCCGTCCGGCGATTGA
- a CDS encoding peptide ABC transporter substrate-binding protein, whose amino-acid sequence MRGATRARWAACAVAVALAATACGGGDDSGGGGADGIVSSSWGDPQNPLEPANTNEVQGGKVLDMVFRGLKRYDPKTGAATDMLAEKIATTDSQNFTITVKDGWTFSNGEKITAKSFVDAWNYGAALKNNQKNAYFFQYIDGYDKVHPASGKAGTDTLAGLKIVNEMTFTAKLSQKFSLWPDTLGYPAFAPLPKQFFTDHAGWLSKPVGNGPYTIDKYAKGSSMNLRKWDKYPGDDKAQNGGIDLKVYTDNNTAYTDLTAGNLDLVDDVPASQLKNVKADLGGRYINTPAGIIQTIAFPFYEKAWNTPDGAKVRQGLSMAINREQITNQIFQKTRTPASDWTSPVLGADGGFKKGLCGKECTYDKAAAKKLIQDGGGIPGGQLKISYNADTGSHKEWVDAVCNSINNVMGNNKACVGGPVGTFADFRSQVSQQKLSGAWRAGWQMDYPLIQNFLQPVYYTNAPSNDGKWSDKKFDDLVDQANAETDKAKAVSTFQDAERILVQQMPVIPLWYQNGSAGYSDRVSNVALNSFSVPVYEEIKVK is encoded by the coding sequence ATGCGCGGAGCCACACGGGCCAGGTGGGCCGCATGTGCGGTGGCCGTCGCCCTGGCAGCGACGGCCTGCGGCGGCGGGGACGACAGCGGCGGTGGTGGCGCCGACGGGATCGTGAGCTCCTCCTGGGGCGACCCGCAGAATCCCCTGGAGCCCGCGAACACCAACGAGGTGCAGGGCGGCAAGGTCCTCGACATGGTCTTCCGCGGACTCAAGCGGTACGACCCGAAGACCGGGGCGGCCACCGACATGCTGGCCGAGAAGATCGCGACCACCGACTCGCAGAACTTCACCATCACGGTCAAGGACGGCTGGACGTTCTCCAACGGCGAGAAGATCACCGCCAAGTCCTTCGTCGACGCCTGGAACTACGGCGCCGCGCTGAAGAACAACCAGAAGAACGCCTATTTCTTCCAGTACATCGACGGCTACGACAAGGTCCATCCGGCGAGCGGCAAGGCCGGTACGGACACCCTGGCCGGGCTCAAGATCGTCAACGAGATGACCTTCACCGCCAAGCTCAGCCAGAAGTTCTCGCTGTGGCCGGACACCCTCGGCTACCCGGCCTTCGCCCCGCTGCCCAAGCAGTTCTTCACGGACCACGCGGGCTGGCTCTCCAAGCCCGTGGGCAACGGCCCGTACACCATCGACAAGTACGCCAAGGGCTCGTCGATGAACCTGCGCAAGTGGGACAAGTACCCCGGCGACGACAAGGCGCAGAACGGCGGCATCGACCTCAAGGTCTACACCGACAACAACACCGCCTACACCGACCTGACGGCCGGCAACCTCGACCTCGTCGACGACGTACCCGCCTCCCAGCTCAAGAACGTCAAGGCGGACCTCGGGGGCCGCTACATCAACACCCCGGCCGGGATCATCCAGACCATCGCCTTCCCCTTCTACGAGAAGGCGTGGAACACCCCGGACGGTGCCAAGGTCCGCCAGGGCCTGTCGATGGCCATCAACCGGGAGCAGATCACCAACCAGATCTTCCAGAAGACCCGCACCCCCGCCTCCGACTGGACCTCCCCGGTCCTCGGCGCGGACGGCGGCTTCAAGAAGGGGCTGTGCGGCAAGGAGTGCACGTACGACAAGGCCGCGGCCAAGAAGCTGATCCAGGACGGCGGCGGCATCCCCGGCGGTCAGCTCAAGATCTCGTACAACGCGGACACCGGCTCCCACAAGGAATGGGTCGACGCCGTCTGCAACAGCATCAACAACGTCATGGGCAACAACAAGGCGTGCGTGGGCGGCCCGGTCGGCACCTTCGCCGACTTCCGCAGCCAGGTCTCCCAGCAGAAGCTGTCCGGTGCCTGGCGCGCGGGCTGGCAGATGGACTACCCGCTGATCCAGAACTTCCTCCAGCCGGTGTACTACACCAACGCCCCCTCCAACGACGGCAAGTGGAGCGACAAGAAGTTCGACGACCTGGTCGATCAGGCGAACGCCGAGACGGACAAGGCCAAGGCCGTCTCCACCTTCCAGGACGCGGAGCGGATCCTCGTCCAGCAGATGCCCGTCATCCCGCTCTGGTACCAGAACGGCAGCGCCGGCTACTCCGACCGGGTGTCGAACGTCGCGCTGAACTCGTTCAGCGTCCCGGTCTACGAAGAGATCAAGGTCAAGTGA
- a CDS encoding ABC transporter ATP-binding protein, producing MLLEVRDLHVEFHTRDGVAKAVNGVNYSVSEGETLAVLGESGSGKSVTAQAIMGILDMPPGKISGGEILFKDRDLLKLKPEERRKIRGQEMAMIFQDALSSLNPVLTVGQQLGEMFVVHRGMSRKDARARSIELMDRVRIPAAKERVGNYPHQFSGGMRQRIMIAMAMALEPSLIIADEPTTALDVTVQAQVMDLLAELQRELNMGLILITHDLGVVADVADKIAVMYAGRIVETAPVHEIYRAPAHPYTKGLLRSIPRLDQKGRELYAIKGLPPNLLHIPPGCAFNPRCPMAQAVCRTDEPPLYDVAEHRQSACHFWKETLDAR from the coding sequence ATGTTGCTCGAAGTGCGCGATCTGCACGTGGAGTTCCACACCCGCGACGGGGTGGCCAAGGCCGTCAACGGGGTCAACTACTCGGTGTCCGAGGGTGAGACGCTCGCCGTGCTGGGCGAATCGGGCTCCGGCAAGTCGGTCACCGCACAGGCGATCATGGGCATCCTCGACATGCCGCCCGGGAAGATCAGCGGCGGCGAGATCCTCTTCAAGGACCGCGACCTGCTGAAGCTCAAGCCGGAGGAGCGGCGCAAGATCCGCGGCCAGGAGATGGCCATGATCTTCCAGGACGCGCTGTCCTCGCTGAACCCGGTCCTCACGGTGGGACAGCAGCTCGGCGAGATGTTCGTCGTGCACCGGGGGATGTCCCGCAAGGACGCCAGGGCCCGGTCCATCGAGCTGATGGACCGGGTCCGCATCCCGGCCGCCAAGGAGCGGGTGGGGAACTACCCGCACCAGTTCTCCGGCGGGATGCGCCAGCGCATCATGATCGCCATGGCGATGGCCCTGGAGCCCTCCCTGATCATCGCCGACGAGCCGACCACCGCCCTCGACGTGACCGTGCAGGCCCAGGTGATGGACCTGCTCGCGGAACTCCAGCGCGAGCTGAACATGGGGCTCATCCTGATCACCCACGACCTCGGTGTGGTCGCGGACGTCGCCGACAAGATCGCCGTGATGTACGCGGGCCGGATCGTCGAGACCGCCCCGGTCCACGAGATCTACCGGGCCCCCGCCCACCCGTACACCAAGGGCCTGCTCCGCTCCATCCCGCGCCTGGACCAGAAGGGCCGGGAGCTGTACGCGATCAAGGGACTGCCGCCCAACCTGCTGCACATCCCGCCCGGCTGTGCCTTCAACCCCCGCTGCCCGATGGCCCAGGCCGTGTGCCGCACCGACGAGCCGCCGCTGTACGACGTGGCCGAGCACCGTCAGAGCGCCTGCCACTTCTGGAAGGAGACGCTCGATGCACGCTGA
- a CDS encoding ABC transporter ATP-binding protein, with protein MADIKKEPVDATPSVTEVETVDAATEAEAVAAIDAPVSQGEPILQVRNLVKHFPLTQGILFKKQVGAVKAVDGISFDLYAGETLGIVGESGCGKSTVAKLLMTLERATAGEVFYKGQDITKLSGRALKAVRRNIQMVFQDPYTSLNPRMTVGDIIGETFEIHPEVAPKGERRRKVQDLLDVVGLNPEYINRYPHQFSGGQRQRIGIARGLALNPEIIICDEPVSALDVSVQAQVINLMAKLQDEFNLSYLFIAHDLSIVRHISDRVGVMYLGKMAEIGTDEQIYDHPTHPYTQALLSAVPVPDPEAREGRERIILTGDVPSPANPPSGCRFRTRCWKAQDKCATEMPLLAIPERFRSVDTPAAHESACHFAEEKDVVHAA; from the coding sequence ATGGCTGACATCAAGAAGGAGCCCGTGGACGCCACCCCGAGCGTCACCGAAGTGGAGACGGTCGACGCGGCGACGGAGGCGGAGGCCGTCGCAGCCATCGACGCGCCGGTCTCGCAGGGCGAGCCGATTCTCCAGGTGCGCAACCTGGTCAAGCACTTCCCGCTGACCCAGGGCATTCTGTTCAAGAAGCAGGTCGGTGCGGTCAAGGCCGTGGACGGGATCTCCTTCGATCTCTACGCGGGCGAGACCCTCGGCATCGTGGGCGAGTCCGGCTGTGGCAAGTCCACGGTCGCCAAGCTCCTGATGACGCTGGAGCGCGCCACCGCCGGTGAGGTCTTCTACAAGGGCCAGGACATCACCAAGCTGTCCGGCCGTGCGCTGAAGGCCGTGCGCCGCAACATCCAGATGGTGTTCCAGGACCCGTACACCTCGCTGAACCCGCGTATGACGGTCGGCGACATCATCGGGGAGACCTTCGAGATCCACCCCGAGGTGGCCCCGAAGGGCGAGCGGCGCCGGAAGGTGCAGGACCTGCTGGACGTCGTCGGGCTCAACCCGGAGTACATCAACCGGTACCCGCACCAGTTCTCCGGCGGCCAGCGCCAGCGCATCGGCATCGCCCGCGGCCTCGCGCTCAACCCGGAGATCATCATCTGCGACGAGCCGGTCTCCGCGCTCGACGTGTCGGTGCAGGCGCAGGTCATCAACCTGATGGCGAAGCTCCAGGACGAGTTCAACCTCTCCTACCTCTTCATCGCGCACGACCTGTCGATCGTCCGGCACATCTCCGACCGGGTCGGCGTCATGTACCTCGGCAAGATGGCCGAGATCGGTACGGACGAGCAGATCTACGACCACCCGACGCACCCCTACACCCAGGCGCTGCTGTCGGCGGTCCCGGTTCCGGACCCGGAGGCCCGTGAGGGCCGTGAGCGGATCATTCTCACCGGTGACGTTCCGTCGCCGGCGAACCCGCCGTCGGGCTGCCGCTTCCGTACCCGTTGCTGGAAGGCCCAGGACAAGTGCGCCACGGAGATGCCGCTGCTGGCGATCCCCGAGCGCTTCCGGTCCGTGGACACCCCGGCCGCGCACGAGTCGGCGTGCCACTTCGCCGAGGAGAAGGACGTCGTGCACGCGGCGTAA
- a CDS encoding ABC transporter ATP-binding protein, giving the protein MTTVSKTAEIPSARSGDDHVGPLLEVRDLHVEFHTRDGVAKAVNGVNYSVDAGETLAVLGESGSGKSVTAQAIMGILDMPPGKIPQGEIFFRGQDMLKMSYEERRQIRGQKIAMIFQDALSSLNPVLTVGYQLGEMFRVHQGLSKKAAKAKAIELMDQVKIPAAAARVSDYPHQFSGGMRQRIMIAMALALEPDLIIADEPTTALDVTVQAQVMDLLAELQREYNMGLILITHDLGVVADVADKIAVMYAGRIVETAPVHEIYKRPAHPYTKGLLESIPRLDQKGQELFAIKGLPPNLLKVPTGCAFNPRCTMAQDICRTDIPALRPVTEQDGTELVGRGSACHFWKETIHG; this is encoded by the coding sequence GTGACCACCGTCAGCAAGACCGCAGAGATCCCGTCCGCGCGCTCGGGTGACGACCATGTCGGCCCGCTGCTCGAAGTCCGCGACCTGCACGTGGAGTTCCACACCCGTGACGGCGTGGCCAAGGCCGTCAACGGCGTGAACTACAGCGTGGACGCCGGTGAGACGCTCGCCGTCCTCGGTGAGTCGGGTTCCGGCAAGTCCGTGACGGCGCAGGCCATCATGGGCATCCTCGACATGCCGCCCGGCAAGATCCCGCAGGGCGAGATCTTCTTCCGCGGCCAGGACATGCTGAAGATGTCCTACGAGGAGCGCCGCCAGATCCGTGGCCAGAAGATCGCGATGATCTTCCAGGACGCACTGTCCTCGCTGAACCCGGTCCTCACCGTCGGCTACCAGCTCGGCGAGATGTTCCGGGTCCACCAGGGGCTGTCCAAGAAGGCGGCCAAGGCCAAGGCCATCGAGCTGATGGACCAGGTCAAGATCCCGGCCGCCGCGGCCCGTGTCTCGGACTACCCGCACCAGTTCTCCGGCGGTATGCGCCAGCGCATCATGATCGCCATGGCGCTGGCCCTGGAGCCGGACCTGATCATCGCCGACGAGCCGACCACCGCGCTCGACGTGACGGTGCAGGCCCAGGTCATGGACCTGCTCGCGGAGCTTCAGCGCGAGTACAACATGGGCCTGATCCTGATCACCCACGACCTCGGTGTGGTCGCGGACGTCGCCGACAAGATCGCCGTGATGTACGCGGGCCGGATCGTCGAGACCGCCCCGGTCCACGAGATCTACAAGCGCCCGGCGCACCCGTACACCAAGGGTCTGCTGGAGTCGATCCCGCGCCTGGACCAGAAGGGCCAGGAGCTCTTCGCGATCAAGGGCCTGCCGCCCAACCTGCTCAAGGTGCCCACGGGTTGTGCGTTCAACCCGCGCTGCACCATGGCGCAGGACATCTGCCGTACGGACATCCCGGCCCTGCGCCCGGTGACCGAGCAGGACGGCACCGAGCTGGTCGGCCGCGGCAGCGCCTGCCACTTCTGGAAGGAGACGATCCATGGCTGA
- a CDS encoding ABC transporter permease, whose amino-acid sequence MPEPQSSDGAISPAGAGGAMDLALEEGTTLEKTPGGPEGTGPSGKPHSLWSDAWRDLRRNPVFIISALVILFLVIISIWPSLIASGDPLQANLDDAQKGSEPGHPFGFDPQGRDVYTRVVYGTRTSVTVGVCATLGVAILGSVLGGLAGFFGGFWDAILSRITDVFFGIPVVLGGLVFLSVVTSSTVWPVVGFIVLLGWPQIARIARGSVITAKQNDYVQAARALGASNTRMMLRHITPNAIAPVIVVATIALGTYISLEATLSYLGVGLKDPAVSWGIDISAASNYIRNAPHMLLWPAGALAVTVLAFIMLGDAVRDALDPKLR is encoded by the coding sequence ATGCCTGAGCCGCAGTCATCGGACGGTGCGATCTCCCCGGCGGGAGCCGGTGGCGCGATGGACCTCGCCCTGGAGGAGGGCACCACCCTGGAGAAGACGCCGGGCGGCCCCGAAGGAACGGGACCGTCCGGCAAACCGCACAGCCTCTGGTCGGACGCCTGGCGCGACCTGCGCCGCAACCCCGTCTTCATCATCTCCGCCCTGGTCATCCTCTTCCTGGTGATCATCTCGATCTGGCCGTCGCTGATCGCGAGCGGCGACCCGCTCCAGGCCAATCTGGACGACGCCCAGAAGGGCTCCGAGCCCGGCCACCCCTTCGGCTTCGACCCACAGGGCCGCGACGTCTACACCCGGGTCGTCTACGGCACCCGGACCTCGGTCACCGTCGGTGTCTGCGCCACCCTCGGCGTCGCGATCCTGGGCAGCGTGCTCGGCGGCCTGGCCGGTTTCTTCGGCGGCTTCTGGGACGCGATCCTCTCCCGCATCACCGACGTCTTCTTCGGCATCCCGGTGGTCCTCGGCGGGCTCGTCTTCCTCTCCGTCGTCACCAGCTCCACCGTCTGGCCCGTCGTCGGCTTCATCGTCCTGCTGGGCTGGCCGCAGATCGCCCGTATCGCCCGCGGCTCGGTGATCACCGCCAAACAGAACGACTACGTCCAGGCGGCCCGCGCGCTCGGCGCCTCCAACACACGGATGATGCTGCGCCACATCACCCCCAACGCCATCGCCCCGGTCATCGTCGTCGCGACGATCGCCCTCGGTACGTACATCTCGCTGGAGGCGACCCTGTCGTACCTGGGCGTCGGCCTGAAGGACCCCGCGGTGTCCTGGGGCATCGACATCTCCGCCGCGTCCAACTACATCCGCAACGCCCCGCACATGCTGCTCTGGCCCGCCGGAGCGCTGGCGGTCACCGTGCTCGCGTTCATCATGCTCGGCGACGCGGTGCGCGACGCCCTCGACCCCAAGCTGCGCTGA
- a CDS encoding ABC transporter permease: protein MGRYVARRLLQMIPVFIGTTLLIFLMVYTLPGDPVRGLFGDKGADPATLEAMRHKLGLDQPILVQYWEYMKGIVLHFDFGTQIASGRPVTDVLGDAFPVTLRLAAMAFVIEIVLGLGLGMAAGLRAGRLTDNVVLVLTLLIISIPVFVLGFIVKSVFAFQLDWISPNVSNDATWGELIAPAVVLGSLSLAYVARLTRTTMAENLRSDYMRTAVAKGLPKRRIVGVHLMRNSLIPVITFLGTDLGALMGGAVVTEGLFNVKGIGGTIFESIVRREGTTLVGLVTILVLVYLFMSLIVDLLYAVLDPRIRYA, encoded by the coding sequence ATGGGGCGCTATGTCGCACGACGACTGCTCCAGATGATCCCGGTGTTCATCGGGACAACTCTGCTGATCTTCCTGATGGTCTACACACTGCCCGGTGATCCCGTGCGGGGACTCTTCGGGGACAAGGGGGCCGACCCGGCGACCCTCGAAGCGATGCGGCACAAGCTCGGGCTCGACCAGCCGATCCTGGTGCAGTACTGGGAGTACATGAAGGGCATCGTCCTTCACTTCGACTTCGGTACCCAGATCGCCAGTGGGCGCCCCGTCACCGACGTGCTCGGCGACGCGTTCCCGGTCACCCTGCGGCTCGCCGCCATGGCGTTCGTGATCGAGATCGTCCTCGGCCTCGGCCTCGGCATGGCCGCCGGTCTGCGCGCCGGACGGCTGACCGACAACGTCGTGCTGGTCCTGACGCTGCTGATCATCTCGATCCCGGTCTTCGTTCTCGGCTTCATCGTCAAGTCGGTGTTCGCCTTCCAGCTCGACTGGATCTCGCCGAACGTCTCGAACGACGCCACCTGGGGCGAGCTGATCGCCCCCGCTGTCGTTCTCGGGTCACTGTCACTGGCGTACGTCGCCCGGCTGACCCGTACGACCATGGCGGAGAACCTGCGCTCGGACTACATGCGCACGGCCGTGGCCAAGGGACTTCCCAAGCGCCGCATCGTGGGTGTGCACCTGATGCGCAACTCGCTGATCCCGGTCATCACCTTCCTCGGCACCGACCTCGGCGCTCTGATGGGTGGAGCGGTCGTCACCGAGGGCCTGTTCAACGTGAAGGGCATCGGCGGCACCATCTTCGAGTCGATCGTCCGCCGCGAGGGCACGACCCTGGTCGGACTGGTCACCATCCTGGTGCTCGTCTACCTCTTCATGAGCCTTATCGTCGACCTGCTGTACGCGGTCCTGGACCCGAGGATCCGGTATGCCTGA
- a CDS encoding ABC transporter permease has protein sequence MPDLTKTAPAPDDAKAPLADPSAVVKAEKARSLWGDAWQDLRRNWYFIISAVLILLLLVITIFPSLFTSASPTTGDLVHHFLGKPELSKIGSPEWFGFDGQGRSVYARVIYGTRASVIVGVSVTLVVTLFGGLIGMLAGYFGGWVDALLSGFTNIFLGLPFLLGAMVVLQAFTERTIWVVVFALAFLGWTQIARVMRGAVITIKQADFVQAARALGAGTTRILFRHILPNVLAPVIVVATISLGVYISAEATLSYLGLGLAPPTVSWGMDISGGSSQIRVAQHILIYPSIMLSLTVLAFIMLGEAVRNALDPKTR, from the coding sequence ATGCCTGACCTGACCAAGACCGCTCCCGCGCCCGACGACGCCAAGGCTCCCCTCGCCGACCCGTCGGCCGTCGTCAAGGCCGAGAAGGCGCGCAGCCTCTGGGGCGACGCCTGGCAGGACCTGCGCCGCAACTGGTACTTCATCATCTCGGCCGTCCTGATCCTGCTGCTGCTCGTGATCACGATCTTCCCGAGCCTGTTCACCAGCGCCTCGCCCACCACGGGCGACCTGGTGCACCACTTCCTGGGCAAGCCGGAGCTGAGCAAGATCGGTTCGCCCGAGTGGTTCGGCTTCGACGGCCAGGGCCGCAGTGTCTACGCGCGTGTCATCTACGGCACCCGCGCCTCGGTCATCGTCGGTGTCTCGGTGACGCTCGTCGTGACCCTGTTCGGCGGTCTGATCGGCATGCTGGCCGGTTACTTCGGCGGCTGGGTCGACGCGCTCCTCTCCGGCTTCACCAACATCTTCCTGGGCCTGCCCTTCCTGCTCGGCGCCATGGTCGTCCTCCAGGCGTTCACCGAGCGGACGATCTGGGTGGTCGTCTTCGCCCTGGCGTTCCTCGGCTGGACCCAGATCGCGCGTGTCATGCGCGGTGCGGTGATCACGATCAAGCAGGCGGACTTCGTCCAGGCGGCCAGAGCGCTGGGAGCCGGTACGACCCGGATCCTGTTCCGGCACATCCTGCCGAACGTCCTGGCCCCGGTGATCGTCGTGGCGACCATCTCGCTCGGTGTGTACATCTCGGCCGAGGCGACCCTGTCCTACCTGGGTCTCGGTCTGGCTCCGCCGACCGTCTCGTGGGGTATGGACATCTCCGGCGGTTCGAGCCAGATCCGGGTGGCCCAGCACATCCTGATCTACCCGTCGATCATGCTCAGCCTCACTGTTCTGGCGTTCATCATGCTCGGCGAAGCCGTCCGCAACGCCCTCGACCCGAAGACGCGATAA